The genomic segment CTTCCCATAGGCGCGCAGGTCATGGAGGGGCGCTGGCGAAGTTGTACCTCGTTCTTGCCGGACTATTGCCGACAGAGGTGACGCCTCGTGAAAGCGCCGACTCGTCTGGCCGTCCTTATGCTGCTACTGGTTGCCATCTCCGCAAGTTGGGCCGAGGACTGGCCCACCTACCAGCACGACATGGCGCGCAGTGGTGTCAGCGGCGAGCAACTCGCCATGCCGCTCAGCCGGCAGTGGCTGCACCAGCCGTCCGCCCCCCCCAAGGCTGCCTGGGCCGATCCGCAGCCGGTCGCTGTCGAAGGTGTCGTCGAGCCCCCCAAGGTCAAGTTCGATGACGCCTTCTATACCACGTCTGCCGCGGGCCTGGTGTTCTATGGCTCCTCGACCCAGAACTACGTCTGCGCTCTGGATGCGACGACCGGGCAGGTGCGCTGGCGCGTCATCGTGGACGGCCCGGTACGCCTGGCGCCCGTCTACGACCAGGGCCGCCTGTACTTCGGCTCGGACGACGGCTACCTCTACTGCGTAGGCGCTGCTGACGGCAAGCTCGTGTGGAAGCGCCTGGTGGGGGCCACGACGGAGCGCTTGCTGGGCCATGGCCGTATGATCTCGCTGTGGCCGGTGCGAACGGGGCTGGTGGTGGACGGCGGCATCGTCTACTACACCGCCGGGATCTTCCCCGGCGAGCGTGTCTACATCGGCGCGGCCAGGGCCGCTGACGGCTCGACCGTGTGGAGCAATGAGACGGTGGACGACCAGCTCGGCGGCACCGGCAATGTCTCCCCCCAGGGCTACCTGCTGGCCTCGAAGACGACCCTCTATGTGCCTTCCGGGCGCAGCCTGCCGGCGGCCTTCAACCGTGCCGACGGCAAGTTCATGTTCCAGCGCGGTGACGGCCGTTGGAACTACGGTGTGGTCGGTGGCTGCTACGCGCTGCTGGCCGATGACAAGCTCTACGGGGGGACGGGGCAGATCATCGGCTACGAGCAGAGCACCGGCGCGCAGGGCTTCGCCTGGTTCCCCGGCAAGCGCCTGCTGGTGACGTCCGACACGTCCTACATGCTCAATGACTCCGGCATCACGGCTCTGGACCGCGTCAAGTACCCGGAGGCCAGTCGGCGCCTGGTCAACTGCAAGTTCCGCCGCACCAGCCTGAGCCAGGTGCGCCCGCGGCCGGCGGACTACCAGCAGAAACTCGACGCCATCAACGCCGACGAGAAGCAGGCCCAGGCCGATGTGGAGGCCTGCACGCGCTTCCGCTTCGAGCGGCAGAAGCTGGAGAGCATGATCGTTGCCGGCGACACGGTGTTCGCCGGCGGCGAGAACGAGGTCCTCGCCATCAGCGCGAAGTCGGGGCAACAGCTGTGGTCAGCGCCGCTGCAGGGCGTCGTCCGGGGACTGGCGGTGGCCGACAAGCGCCTGCTGGCGAGCACCGACGGCGGCGCGATCGTGTGCTTTGCCACCGGGGCGGCGGGGGCACCGTCGCCGAGCGGCGGGGTACAAGCCCCCGCCCCACAGGCCTTCCCTCGCGATGCCATGACCTCCGTGTTTGAGAAGGCCGCCGACAGCATCCTGAAGCTCTCGGGCGTCAAGCGCGGCTACTGTCTGGTGCTGGGCAGCCGCACCGGGCGGCTGGCGTGCGAGTTGGCGAAGCGCTCCGATCTGACGATCTATGGCGTGGACAGCGACCCGGCGCGTGTGGTTGCCGCTCGGGAGGCGCTGCTGGCCGCGGGCCTGTACGGCACCCGCGTGACCGTGGACCACTGGCCCGCCGGTCCCCTGCCGTATGCGGACTACTGCGCCAACCTGATCGTCTCCGAGGAGACACTGACCACCGGGGCACTACCGACCTCGCAGGCCGACATCATCCGGCACCTGAAGCCGTGCGGTGGCGTGCTGTGTCTGGGGCAGGGCGGCAAGCCCACTGTGACACGGGCCGCCCTGGCGGGGTGCATCAGCGGCGACGAGATGGGCAAGCCGGCAGTGAGCGACAAGGGCGGGCTGTGGGCGGCCTGGACGCGCGGGACGCTGCCCGGCGCCGGGCAGTGGACCCACCAGTACGGCGACCCGGGCAACACCGCCTCCTCCACCGACACGGCCCTCAAGTGCCCGCTGGGAGTGCTGTGGTATGGCGAACCGGGGCCGAACAAGGTCCCGTCGCGCCACCTGGGCAACGCCGCCCCGCTGACCATCAATGGCCGCGTCTACCTGCAGGGCATCAACCGCATCATGTGCTTTGATGCGTACAACGGCTTGCCGTACTGGGAACGCGAGGTGCCCGGCGCGTACCGCGTAGGCATGGTGTACGAGGCCGGCAACATCGCCTGCGACGACCAGAGCATCTTCGTGGCCACGGGCAAGCAGTGCGTGCGCCTCAGCGCCCAGACCGGCGAGACCATGCGCACCTACGACCTGCCGCCGACCACCGGTGAAGGCGAGCCCAAGTGGGCCTGGATCGCAGTTGTCGGCGATACGCTGTATGGCAGCGTCTCGCGTAAGGGGCAGGAGAGCGACACAATCTTCGCTCTCGACGCAGGCAAGGGCAAGATCCGCTGGACCTTCACCGGCACCCACATCCGCAACAACACGATCTGCCTGAGCGAGGGACGGATGTTCTTTGCTGACGCCACCGTCACCCCGGCGCAACGAGTCGAGGCGTTGCAGGCCAAGATCCAGGAGATCATGGAGAAGGGGAAGATCAGCGCCGCCGAGGCCGAGAAGCAGGTCACCAGCGCCGATGTGCGCCTGGTGACGGCCCTGGACGCCGCCACCGGCAAGCGGTTGTGGCAGCGCCCCGTGGACCTGACGGACTGCGGCCCGCATGTGCTGATCGCCATTGCCACCCGCGGGGTCGTCGTCTTCTGCGGGGCCCATTCCGACGGCCACTACTGGCCGCAGTTCCTGGCGGGTGAGTACGGCGCGCGCCGCGCCACCGTGCTGTCGGCCCAGGACGGCTCGCTGCTGTGGACCAAGGCCATTGGCTACCGCATCCGGCCGCTGGTCGTGGGTGATGAGCTGATCGCCGAGCCGTGGTCCTTCGACCTGAAGACCGGACAGCAGAAGATGCGCACCCATCCGCTGACGGGGCTGGATTCGCCCTGGCAGTTCGAGCGTCCGGGCCATCACTGCGGCTGCATCGCCGGCTCGCCCAACGGTCTGTACTTCCGCTCCTGGACGCTGGGGTACTATGACCGGCTGCGCGACAACGGCACTCAGCACTTCGGCGGCCAGCGCCCCGGCTGCTGGATCAACATGATCCCCGCCAACGGCCTGCTGGTGATGCCGGAGGCCAGTTCGGGCTGCATCTGCCTGATCTCCATCCACTGCACGACGGTCTTCAAGCCCCGCGAGACCGACCGCGCCTGGGGCACCTTCTCCACCCCCGGGGAGTGTCTGCCGGTCAAGCAGGTCGCCTTCAACCTGGGCGCCCCGGGCGACCGCCGCGCCCCCGACGGGACGCTCTGGCTCGGCTTCCCGCGCCCCTACGGGCGCATGGCGGTGACGCTCAAGCCGACGGTGAGCTACGTCAAGGACGGTGGCACCTTCGGCGCGGCGGCCGACACCGCGACCTTCAGCGGCACCGACCTGCCGTGGGTCTATGCCTCGGGCTGCCGTGGGCTCTCCACCATGGCCGTCCCGCTGGTGGGGCCGCTCGACGGGCCGGCGGACTACACCGTGCGCCTGGGCTTCGTCGAGACGGACAACACCGCCCCCGGCCAGCGCGTCTTTGACATCAAGCTGCAGGGGCAGACGGTCGAGAAGGGCTTCGACGCCCTGGCTGTCGCCGGAAAGCCCCGCACCGTCGTCGTCCGCGAGTTCAAGGGCGTGCGCGTAGATGGCGATCTGAAGATCGAGTTGGCCAGCGCCCAGAAAGAGCCGGCCCCCGAGCAGATGCCCATCCTCAACTCGGTGCAGATCATCCGCGAGCGCGTGCTCCATGTCGGCATGGCCGTGCCGAAGCTGAGCGTGTCCGACCCGCAGCCGGAGGCCGAGGGCAAGCTGGAGTTCAGCAACCGCACCGACCGCGACTTCGCGGGCACCGTGAAGCTGACCGTGCCGGAGGGTCTGACGGTCACGCCGGCCAGCTTCCCGCTGCAGCTCGCGATGAACCAGCAGTTCAGCCAGGCGGTGAAGCTGTCAGTGGGCCGCAAGGGCGCCCCGGTCTCCGGGGTACTCAAGGCCCAGTTGGTGCGGGCGGACGGGACCATCGAGACCGAGCGTGACGCGTCCGTGGAGTACCTGGGGGCGCGCGGGCGGGTCACCTTCTACGCCACCGCGGACACGTACGTGTGCGCCGGCCAGGGCGCGACCAACTACGGCCACAGCGCCAACCTGCTGGTGGATGGCGGCAGCGCCACTATGGGCGATGAGAGCCACAACACCGGGCTGCTGAAGTTCGCGCTGCAGATCCCCGGCCGGCCGGTGAGTGTCAAGCTGCGCGTCCACACCGCACCCAGCGAGGCCTCCGAGAGTGGCGACTCCGGCCGTATCTGCGTGGTGGATGAGCCGTGGGACGAGAACAAGGTGACGTACGCGAGCCGGCCCAAGCTGGGCGCCGAGGTGGGGAAGCTGGGAGCAGTGACCCGCGACGCCTGGGAGGAGCGCGTGCTGAAGGTGGACCTGACGGGCAAGGCCGAGCTGAGCCTGGCGCTCGACCCCACGAGCTGTGATGGCGCCAACTACGTCAGCCGCGAGGGCAAGCTGGCGCCGGAACTGGTGGTGGAGTATGAGGCTGCGCCGTAGCGACCTGGCCCGGTGGGGGGCCTGCGGTGTCTGCTGGCTGCTGGCAACCGTGGTGCTGGCCGAGTCCGCCGCCGACCTGTGCCGGGCGGGCGCCGCGCTCTATGCAAAGGGCGACCTGCCCGGCGCGGCCGCCAGGTTCCGTCAGGCCCTCACGCAGGAGCCACGCAACGACCAGGCACACGTCGGGCTGGGGGTCGTGCTGTACGCCCAGCAGAAGCCGACGGACGCCATCCTGCACTTCCGCACGGCTATCGGCCTGAACCCCCGCAACGTCAGCGCGCACATCAACCTGGGCTCGGCCCTGGTGGACCAGAACCGGCTCAAAGAGGCGGTGCAGGTCTGCCGGACGGCAGTGCGTCTGAACGGGAAGTCGGCCGGGGCGCACTACAATCTGGGCCGCGCCTACGCCCGCCAGAAGCAGACGCAGGGGGCGCTGAAGGAGTACGGCCTCGCGCTGCAGCTCAACCCGTCGCTGGCCCCCGCGTGGCTATCGCTGGGGACGCTGCACGCGAATGTGACGAAGAACCGCAAAGAAGCGGCGCGGTGCTTCCGGCGCTATCTGCAGCTCGTGCCGAACCCGCCGGAGTGCACCTGCTGGATCAAGGCGTACCTGCAACGCTACGGCCAGTAGCAACCACAGCGCGGGCCATGGCCGGCGCCCGCGCTGTGGGTGACGTCTGTGGGGGATCGGTCGCCCTTACGGCGTGACGACCAGCTTCTGCGTCCGGCTCAGCCCCGAGGCCAACTCCGTCGCCCTGATCGTCCACGTCCCCGGCGCGTCGTTCGCCGCCAGCGCCAGCCGCAGGGCCAGCTTCCCATCCTTGGCGCCGTAGTAGCCGCTGAACTCCGCGGGCTGCCCCTTGGCGTCCAGGATGTCCACCTTGACCGGCACCACGGCGGCCACGGGCGCGCCCTTGGCGTCCGCGACGGTGACGGCCACATCCACCGCACCGCCGCGCCTTGCCTTCGCCGGGGCCTTGAGCTGCACCGCCGCGAGCTTCTGGCTGGTGAGCAGGAAGACCCGGCCGTCGCCGGGGCCGAGCGTCAGGTCGAACTGCGCGCCGGCTGCATGCGGCTTCGTGGCCACGGCCCGGTGGGCGACGAGATCGTAGACGAACGTCCCCGGCCGCCGCACCGACACAGTGGCCGTGTTGGGCAGGCCCTGCTCCATGACTTTCCCGTGGTGGCCGACGTAGTGGCCGTAGGTGCGCTTGTCATTGAGCGCAAACAGGTAGTCGCTGCCGCGGTACTGGCGGCAGCGCAGCACGATGTCGGCATTCGGCGAGTCGGTGTAGCGGGTGTAGAAGGGATCGAGCTCCCGGCGCAACCCCGCGGCCATCTCCTGCAGCTTCGCCTTGTCCTCGTCCGCCTTCCCCGTGCGCTTGTACGTGGGGATGACGATGTCGGGCAGGATGGCCGGGCAGAGGTTCTCGTCGGCCACGACCAGGCCACCGCGCTTCTGGAAGGCCTTGATCTTGGCGACGACGCTCTCGGTGAGCACGTCGCAGTTGGGCATGACGAGGACCTTGAAGGCGTCCAGGCCGTCGCGCACCACGGTCTCGTCGAAGAGGATCTTGGGCTGCAGGTGCGCCCACTGGAGCATCAGGTGCATGTCGGCTTCCCACGACCCGCTCCAGCCGTAGCTGCCGCGCCCGGCAAACATCTGCGAGGCGAAGCTCTCGAGCATCGCCACATCGGTGGGGCGGTCGGGGACTTGCAGCAGCGTCGGCCCCAGGGGCTGCACGACGCTGTGGGTGAGGTTGGTCAGCACCTGCTGCGTCTCCGGGTTGGTGAAGACATACCCCTTGTTGGTGGTGCCGGTCTCCACGAGCGAGCCCCAGCCGTGGTACATGATGCCGCGGATGGGCCGGGAGATCTTGGACCAGAAGGCCTCGCGCATGTGGTCGGGAGCGATGGTGATGAAGGGCGCCTCCGGCTTCTCCTTCTCCCACGCCGCGCGCTGGGACTCATCCTCGGGCAGCTTGGGCGCCGTGCCGGTGCGGTACCAGATGATCTGCGTCATCTTCATCACTTGCTGCCCCGGCTTGCCCTCGGCCATGGCGAACAGCTCGTCGGTGGCCTCGCCGATCTTGATGGGGTCGGGGTACGAGTAGGTCCACTGGGAGACGATGTCCACATCCCCGCCGCTGCCCCAGAGGTCGGGCACGCGCACCGCCGGGTCGAAGAACGTCCAGAGGTCCTGGCGTCCGGTGGACTTCAGGCCCCGGTGGACCTCCGAGTGCAGCACATTCCAGCCGTCGCCGTTCTTCCAGAACCAACTGTAGAACGCCAGAATGCGGTCGTTGTCCTTGACCACGCGGTTGGTGGGGAAGTCCTTGAGACGCCGATAGTTCAGGCCGTTCTTGCCCATGACCTCATCGGGGATGTCGAACCCGGCCTCCTGGCGGAACAGGTCCTTGTCCCGCTGGTGGAAGCACAGGTCGGAGCCGTCGCGCACCTCGGAGTGGATCAGAGCCCCGTTGAGCGCCGGGTACTGGCCGAAGGTCTGGGCGATGGAAGCGCCGACGTTGCGGCAGAACTGCTGGACCTCCGGGAAGTTGCCGCACACGTTGTCATGCTCCCGCACCGCCCCGGTGCGGTCCACGCGGTTGAACTGCGCCTTGCGCTTCTCGTCGCGGGTCACCCACGTGCCCGGATAGGTGTAGACGGCCCCGTGCAGCCCGGCGCGCAGGAGGTCGTCCAGGAGCCGGCCCTGCTGCTCGACCGACGCGGGGTTCATGGCCTCTGTCGGCTGTCCCGCCTGCCAGACCTTGTTTTCGTCCACCAGGCCGATGAGTTCGTGCGTGAAGCCGAAGGCCTTGAGACGCTCGATGTCGCCCCCACCCCACATCACTACCGGCATCTGATTGGGCAGCGCGCGCGGGACGATGGTCAGCGGGATCTCCTTGTCCACCTGCAGCTTGCGGCCGCCGCTGACCCCCGACGCCGTCACCTTGAGCACGTACGTCCCCGGCCGCAGGCTCGTATCCACCTGCACCGGCACGGTCTGGTCCTGGTTGGGGGCCAGCTCCGGCAGGCTGATCTGCCGCTTCACGCCGCCGAAGACGACCTCGGCGCGCCCGCCGGTCAGCGGCAGAGCCGTGTCGTTGGCCAGGCTGACCGCCACGTTCACGTTCTGCTCCATGCGCACGAAGGCCGTGCGCCCCCCGGCTATGTTGGCCATCAGCCCGCCGGTGAAGTACGGCACGATCCCGCTCGATAGTCGCGCCTGGGCGATGTAGCCGGGGAACCCGGTGTGGGTGCTGCCGAAGCGGTCACCGATGGTCAGGTCGTGGCGACCCGGTGTGACGGGGCCGCGGCCCGGGATGATCGCCTTGCCGATCAGCTCCCCGTTGAGGAAGAAGCGCGAGCGCCCGGCGCCATCGTAGGTATAGGCGACATGCAGCCACTTGCCCGGCTCGACGGTGATCTCCGGACCGGTGATGAAGTCCGAGTCCTTGCCATACCCTAGCGAGACGGACAGGCGGCGCTTGTTCTCACCGGAGCGTGGCATGTAGAGGCAGTAGTCCCAATTGGCCTCGGGAGTCTCCCGGACGTAGTTGATGTACTTCTTGTCGAACAGGAAGACGTTGGCGGCCTTGTCCATCTCGGGCTTGGCCATGAACCAGGCCTCGAGGGTGAAGGCGCCCGCCGGCGACAG from the bacterium genome contains:
- a CDS encoding PQQ-binding-like beta-propeller repeat protein codes for the protein MKAPTRLAVLMLLLVAISASWAEDWPTYQHDMARSGVSGEQLAMPLSRQWLHQPSAPPKAAWADPQPVAVEGVVEPPKVKFDDAFYTTSAAGLVFYGSSTQNYVCALDATTGQVRWRVIVDGPVRLAPVYDQGRLYFGSDDGYLYCVGAADGKLVWKRLVGATTERLLGHGRMISLWPVRTGLVVDGGIVYYTAGIFPGERVYIGAARAADGSTVWSNETVDDQLGGTGNVSPQGYLLASKTTLYVPSGRSLPAAFNRADGKFMFQRGDGRWNYGVVGGCYALLADDKLYGGTGQIIGYEQSTGAQGFAWFPGKRLLVTSDTSYMLNDSGITALDRVKYPEASRRLVNCKFRRTSLSQVRPRPADYQQKLDAINADEKQAQADVEACTRFRFERQKLESMIVAGDTVFAGGENEVLAISAKSGQQLWSAPLQGVVRGLAVADKRLLASTDGGAIVCFATGAAGAPSPSGGVQAPAPQAFPRDAMTSVFEKAADSILKLSGVKRGYCLVLGSRTGRLACELAKRSDLTIYGVDSDPARVVAAREALLAAGLYGTRVTVDHWPAGPLPYADYCANLIVSEETLTTGALPTSQADIIRHLKPCGGVLCLGQGGKPTVTRAALAGCISGDEMGKPAVSDKGGLWAAWTRGTLPGAGQWTHQYGDPGNTASSTDTALKCPLGVLWYGEPGPNKVPSRHLGNAAPLTINGRVYLQGINRIMCFDAYNGLPYWEREVPGAYRVGMVYEAGNIACDDQSIFVATGKQCVRLSAQTGETMRTYDLPPTTGEGEPKWAWIAVVGDTLYGSVSRKGQESDTIFALDAGKGKIRWTFTGTHIRNNTICLSEGRMFFADATVTPAQRVEALQAKIQEIMEKGKISAAEAEKQVTSADVRLVTALDAATGKRLWQRPVDLTDCGPHVLIAIATRGVVVFCGAHSDGHYWPQFLAGEYGARRATVLSAQDGSLLWTKAIGYRIRPLVVGDELIAEPWSFDLKTGQQKMRTHPLTGLDSPWQFERPGHHCGCIAGSPNGLYFRSWTLGYYDRLRDNGTQHFGGQRPGCWINMIPANGLLVMPEASSGCICLISIHCTTVFKPRETDRAWGTFSTPGECLPVKQVAFNLGAPGDRRAPDGTLWLGFPRPYGRMAVTLKPTVSYVKDGGTFGAAADTATFSGTDLPWVYASGCRGLSTMAVPLVGPLDGPADYTVRLGFVETDNTAPGQRVFDIKLQGQTVEKGFDALAVAGKPRTVVVREFKGVRVDGDLKIELASAQKEPAPEQMPILNSVQIIRERVLHVGMAVPKLSVSDPQPEAEGKLEFSNRTDRDFAGTVKLTVPEGLTVTPASFPLQLAMNQQFSQAVKLSVGRKGAPVSGVLKAQLVRADGTIETERDASVEYLGARGRVTFYATADTYVCAGQGATNYGHSANLLVDGGSATMGDESHNTGLLKFALQIPGRPVSVKLRVHTAPSEASESGDSGRICVVDEPWDENKVTYASRPKLGAEVGKLGAVTRDAWEERVLKVDLTGKAELSLALDPTSCDGANYVSREGKLAPELVVEYEAAP
- a CDS encoding LamG domain-containing protein; the encoded protein is MNKRQLTITAAVVSLLLAAAGAWSAEAAPQPWQQLYAGEEATGPNVIGLWQFQPGRELQDSSGHKHDLRLRGQGRVVAMGPLGGALESFPAGTDNDKEQGASAKDGDDLSPAGAFTLEAWFMAKPEMDKAANVFLFDKKYINYVRETPEANWDYCLYMPRSGENKRRLSVSLGYGKDSDFITGPEITVEPGKWLHVAYTYDGAGRSRFFLNGELIGKAIIPGRGPVTPGRHDLTIGDRFGSTHTGFPGYIAQARLSSGIVPYFTGGLMANIAGGRTAFVRMEQNVNVAVSLANDTALPLTGGRAEVVFGGVKRQISLPELAPNQDQTVPVQVDTSLRPGTYVLKVTASGVSGGRKLQVDKEIPLTIVPRALPNQMPVVMWGGGDIERLKAFGFTHELIGLVDENKVWQAGQPTEAMNPASVEQQGRLLDDLLRAGLHGAVYTYPGTWVTRDEKRKAQFNRVDRTGAVREHDNVCGNFPEVQQFCRNVGASIAQTFGQYPALNGALIHSEVRDGSDLCFHQRDKDLFRQEAGFDIPDEVMGKNGLNYRRLKDFPTNRVVKDNDRILAFYSWFWKNGDGWNVLHSEVHRGLKSTGRQDLWTFFDPAVRVPDLWGSGGDVDIVSQWTYSYPDPIKIGEATDELFAMAEGKPGQQVMKMTQIIWYRTGTAPKLPEDESQRAAWEKEKPEAPFITIAPDHMREAFWSKISRPIRGIMYHGWGSLVETGTTNKGYVFTNPETQQVLTNLTHSVVQPLGPTLLQVPDRPTDVAMLESFASQMFAGRGSYGWSGSWEADMHLMLQWAHLQPKILFDETVVRDGLDAFKVLVMPNCDVLTESVVAKIKAFQKRGGLVVADENLCPAILPDIVIPTYKRTGKADEDKAKLQEMAAGLRRELDPFYTRYTDSPNADIVLRCRQYRGSDYLFALNDKRTYGHYVGHHGKVMEQGLPNTATVSVRRPGTFVYDLVAHRAVATKPHAAGAQFDLTLGPGDGRVFLLTSQKLAAVQLKAPAKARRGGAVDVAVTVADAKGAPVAAVVPVKVDILDAKGQPAEFSGYYGAKDGKLALRLALAANDAPGTWTIRATELASGLSRTQKLVVTP
- a CDS encoding tetratricopeptide repeat protein; the protein is MRLRRSDLARWGACGVCWLLATVVLAESAADLCRAGAALYAKGDLPGAAARFRQALTQEPRNDQAHVGLGVVLYAQQKPTDAILHFRTAIGLNPRNVSAHINLGSALVDQNRLKEAVQVCRTAVRLNGKSAGAHYNLGRAYARQKQTQGALKEYGLALQLNPSLAPAWLSLGTLHANVTKNRKEAARCFRRYLQLVPNPPECTCWIKAYLQRYGQ